The following proteins are encoded in a genomic region of Mycobacterium kiyosense:
- the acpM gene encoding meromycolate extension acyl carrier protein, which translates to MAVSQEEIIAGIAEIIEEVTGIEPSEVTPEKSFVDDLDIDSLSMVEIAVQTEDKYGVKIPDEDLAGLRTVGDVVAYIQKLEEENPEAAEALRAKLETENPEAVANVKSRLEAESK; encoded by the coding sequence GTGGCCGTCAGTCAGGAAGAAATCATCGCCGGTATCGCCGAGATCATCGAAGAGGTCACCGGCATCGAGCCCTCCGAGGTCACCCCGGAGAAGTCGTTCGTCGACGACCTGGACATCGACTCGCTGTCGATGGTCGAGATCGCCGTGCAGACCGAGGACAAGTACGGCGTGAAGATCCCCGACGAGGACCTCGCCGGTCTGCGCACCGTCGGTGACGTCGTCGCCTACATCCAGAAGCTCGAGGAAGAGAACCCCGAGGCTGCCGAGGCGCTGCGCGCGAAGCTCGAGACCGAGAACCCCGAGGCCGTCGCGAACGTCAAGTCGAGGCTGGAAGCAGAGAGCAAGTGA
- the fabD gene encoding malonyl CoA-acyl carrier protein transacylase: MIALLAPGQGSQTEGMLSPWLELPGAADQVAAWSQASGLDLARLGTTASMEEITDTAVAQPLIVAATLLAHQELTRRGALAGREMVVAGHSVGEIAAYAIAGVLASDDAVMLAATRGAEMAKACAAEPTGMSAVLGGDEAEVLTRLEQLDLVPANRNAAGQIVAAGRLTALEKLAEDPPAKARVRALGVAGAFHTEFMAPALEGYAAAAAGIATAEPTATLLSNFDGRPVASAAAAMQALVSQLTRPVRWDLCTAYLREQNVTAIVEFPPAGTLTGIAKRELRGVPTRAVKSPADLDELASL; encoded by the coding sequence GTGATTGCGTTGCTTGCACCCGGACAGGGTTCCCAGACCGAGGGGATGCTGTCGCCGTGGCTGGAACTGCCCGGCGCAGCAGACCAGGTTGCCGCATGGTCCCAGGCCAGTGGCCTGGACCTGGCCCGATTGGGCACCACGGCGTCGATGGAGGAGATCACCGACACCGCCGTCGCCCAACCGCTGATCGTGGCCGCCACGCTGCTCGCCCATCAGGAGCTGACCAGGCGCGGAGCCCTCGCCGGCCGGGAAATGGTGGTCGCGGGTCACTCTGTCGGCGAGATCGCGGCTTACGCCATCGCCGGGGTGCTGGCCTCCGACGACGCGGTCATGCTGGCCGCCACCCGTGGCGCCGAGATGGCCAAGGCATGTGCCGCCGAGCCCACCGGCATGTCCGCCGTGCTCGGCGGTGACGAGGCCGAGGTGCTGACCCGCCTCGAGCAGCTCGACCTGGTTCCGGCCAACCGCAACGCCGCCGGCCAGATCGTGGCCGCCGGCCGGTTGACCGCCCTGGAGAAGCTCGCCGAGGATCCGCCGGCCAAGGCCCGGGTGCGCGCGCTGGGTGTGGCCGGGGCCTTCCACACCGAGTTCATGGCGCCCGCCCTGGAGGGCTACGCCGCCGCCGCGGCCGGCATCGCGACCGCCGAGCCCACCGCCACGCTGCTGTCCAACTTCGACGGCCGGCCGGTGGCCAGCGCCGCCGCGGCGATGCAGGCCCTGGTTTCCCAGCTGACCCGGCCGGTGCGCTGGGATCTGTGCACCGCATATCTGCGTGAGCAGAATGTGACGGCGATCGTGGAGTTCCCGCCCGCGGGCACTCTGACCGGCATCGCCAAACGTGAACTTCGGGGGGTTCCGACGCGTGCCGTCAAGTCACCCGCAGATCTGGACGAACTGGCAAGCCTGTAA